From the genome of Muricauda sp. SCSIO 64092, one region includes:
- a CDS encoding HesB/IscA family protein, with translation MIKVSENAKRKVVTLMTEDGFDAAKDYVRVGVKSGGCSGLSYELDFDNQIQEGDKVFEDNSVRIIVDKKSFLYLVGTTLEYSGGLNGKGFVFNNPNAQRTCGCGESFSL, from the coding sequence ATGATTAAAGTCTCAGAAAACGCGAAACGAAAAGTGGTGACCTTGATGACCGAAGATGGCTTCGATGCCGCCAAGGATTATGTTCGAGTGGGTGTAAAGAGTGGAGGTTGTAGTGGATTGTCCTATGAGCTGGATTTTGATAATCAAATTCAGGAAGGGGATAAAGTATTTGAGGACAACTCAGTTCGGATCATTGTAGATAAAAAAAGTTTTTTATACCTGGTTGGAACTACCTTGGAGTATTCCGGCGGGTTAAACGGTAAAGGATTTGTATTCAACAATCCCAATGCCCAACGTACCTGCGGTTGCGGGGAAAGTTTTTCACTTTAA
- a CDS encoding choice-of-anchor B family protein: MNRSFIGLLILMVFGVWACGSDQDDDGVVPVDNLDPGGDGNGDGSVGTGAVPCENGMAGEFPCNGYDLLGRIEHSVFSASEGNDIWGWTDSTSGKEYALIGLDNGTVFVDISDTDNLIYLGKLPTATTSSIWRDVKIYQDHAFIVSEANGHGMQVFDLTRLRDVADPPQNFSADTRYTDIGNAHNVVINEAVGFAYPVGTARNDAFGGGVHFVDVQNPSSPTGVGGYGGNGYTHDAQVVTYTGPDTDYTGREIFIGANENQIAIVDITDKSNSTLISNLDYPQLGYTHQGWFTEDQRYFLLGDEFDEINFGFDSRTLVFDLTDLDAPQLHMTYTGPTAAVDHNGYVKGNEFFLANYAAGMRVLDISAIGSGSISETGFFDTFPSNNNASFNGVWSVYPYFESGKVIINDSNTGFFVVKKSE; this comes from the coding sequence ATGAATCGAAGTTTTATAGGCTTGTTGATCCTTATGGTTTTTGGGGTGTGGGCCTGTGGATCGGACCAGGACGATGATGGGGTGGTGCCAGTTGATAACCTGGATCCAGGAGGGGATGGAAATGGCGATGGCTCCGTTGGTACGGGAGCGGTTCCCTGTGAAAATGGAATGGCCGGGGAATTCCCCTGCAATGGCTATGATCTATTGGGCAGAATTGAACATTCCGTTTTTTCGGCCAGTGAAGGAAATGATATTTGGGGCTGGACGGATAGTACCAGCGGAAAGGAATACGCCTTAATTGGTCTGGACAATGGAACGGTCTTTGTGGACATCAGTGATACGGATAATTTGATTTATCTCGGAAAATTGCCAACCGCTACCACCTCCAGTATTTGGCGGGATGTAAAAATATATCAGGACCATGCCTTTATTGTATCCGAAGCAAATGGACATGGGATGCAAGTTTTTGATTTGACCCGATTAAGGGATGTGGCCGACCCACCTCAAAACTTTAGTGCCGATACCCGATATACAGACATTGGCAATGCCCATAATGTAGTCATCAATGAAGCCGTGGGATTTGCTTACCCCGTAGGGACTGCCCGCAATGACGCCTTTGGTGGGGGAGTGCATTTTGTGGATGTCCAAAACCCTAGTTCCCCTACCGGTGTCGGGGGATATGGAGGTAATGGTTATACCCACGATGCCCAGGTGGTTACCTATACAGGACCGGATACGGATTATACGGGGCGTGAGATTTTTATCGGAGCAAATGAAAACCAAATTGCCATTGTGGATATCACGGACAAATCCAATTCTACCCTAATCTCAAATTTGGACTATCCGCAATTGGGGTATACCCACCAAGGGTGGTTTACGGAAGATCAGCGCTATTTTTTGTTGGGGGATGAATTTGATGAAATCAATTTCGGTTTCGATTCCAGGACTTTGGTCTTTGACCTGACCGATTTGGACGCTCCACAATTGCACATGACCTACACTGGGCCCACCGCAGCTGTCGACCATAACGGTTACGTGAAAGGGAACGAATTCTTCCTGGCCAATTATGCTGCGGGAATGCGGGTATTGGATATCTCCGCCATTGGAAGCGGGAGCATATCCGAAACGGGTTTCTTTGATACGTTTCCCTCAAACAACAATGCGAGTTTTAACGGGGTCTGGAGCGTTTATCCGTATTTTGAAAGTGGTAAGGTGATCATTAATGATTCAAATACTGGTTTCTTCGTGGTGAAGAAATCGGAGTAA
- the thiL gene encoding thiamine-phosphate kinase — protein MLEDKNQSSTPLQQLGEFGLIKHLTKDFELVNPSSIKGVGDDAAVLDFSSEKTIVSTDLLVEGVHFDLSYMPLKHLGYKSVIVNLSDIYAMNAIATQITVSIAVSNRFPLEALEEFYAGVALACNIYGVDLVGGDTTSSTKGMLISVTALGAASGEELVMRSGTKENDLLVVTGDLGGAYLGLQVLEREKEVFKVDPNNQPDLEPYSYIVERQLKPEARKDIVELLEKLDVHPTSMIDISDGLSSEILHLCEQSEVGCNLYEDKIPLDPTVISTSEEFKMDSTMIALSGGEDYELLFTIDQKEFPKIKGNPNLTVIGHMTHRNEGAHLISRNGSKIPLTAQGWNSFTGNE, from the coding sequence ATGCTAGAAGATAAAAACCAATCCAGCACCCCGTTGCAACAGCTAGGGGAGTTCGGTCTTATTAAACATCTGACAAAGGATTTTGAATTGGTCAACCCTTCATCCATTAAAGGGGTTGGGGATGATGCCGCCGTGCTCGACTTTTCCTCAGAAAAAACAATAGTTTCCACGGACCTATTGGTTGAGGGCGTGCATTTTGATTTAAGCTACATGCCCTTAAAACACTTGGGGTATAAGTCCGTTATCGTAAACCTTTCGGACATCTATGCCATGAATGCCATAGCCACACAGATTACGGTCTCCATAGCCGTTTCCAATCGTTTCCCCTTGGAGGCTTTGGAGGAGTTTTACGCCGGAGTTGCCCTGGCTTGCAACATATATGGGGTTGATTTAGTTGGCGGGGACACCACCTCCTCAACCAAAGGCATGCTTATCTCTGTAACGGCTCTGGGTGCAGCAAGTGGGGAGGAATTGGTAATGCGATCTGGCACCAAGGAAAACGACCTATTGGTGGTAACCGGGGATTTAGGTGGGGCCTATTTGGGCCTGCAGGTATTGGAACGGGAAAAAGAAGTTTTTAAGGTCGACCCCAATAACCAACCTGATCTGGAGCCCTATAGTTATATTGTGGAGCGCCAATTAAAGCCGGAGGCCAGAAAGGATATTGTGGAATTATTGGAAAAACTGGATGTTCACCCCACAAGTATGATCGATATCAGTGATGGACTTTCCTCTGAAATATTGCACCTATGTGAGCAAAGTGAAGTAGGTTGTAATTTATATGAGGATAAGATACCCTTGGATCCAACGGTTATATCCACGTCAGAAGAATTTAAGATGGATAGTACCATGATTGCCCTTAGTGGTGGGGAAGATTACGAGCTGTTGTTTACCATTGACCAAAAAGAATTCCCAAAAATCAAGGGAAATCCAAATCTTACGGTTATTGGGCATATGACCCACAGGAATGAGGGGGCCCACCTTATCTCAAGAAATGGTTCTAAAATTCCGTTGACGGCCCAAGGTTGGAATTCATTTACCGGGAATGAATAA
- a CDS encoding TonB-dependent receptor, with product MLYHWLAPPFLLVALFSCLSGHSQQISGFVLNSEGQPIEAAMVQLHPTERFAISDSRGRFAIPFSERDSISYLEVTHITYHTVHLDLSALKDLSPLRIKMTDAVTDLREVTLVQHRILEKVINNSQSIISIDRDFISRNSSGTFSAALATLPGLNTMNVGVGIAKPMIRGMGFNRILVNNRGIKQEGQQWGADHGLEIDPFDVEQVDVIKGPASLLFGSDGLGGVINIKENEPLAENGNTVEYRTMYQSNNGAISNSLEWKGRQEKWFYSVRATHQDYGDYTVPSNEFTYAGFNLPIFDNRLKNTAGSELHFSSSVGYRTKNLKSSLRFTSFNQRAGIFTGAIGLPRVYNLQHNGEFRNIDVPRQENHHHMLTSNTTLSLGRDRLEVDLGYQRNIREELSFPGAHGIAPELANSNLALGLYLDTYTANLRYEINPKPDHEILFGMQLQYMDNQNDGFEFLLPVFQSFQMGLFHYRLWDLSSKWTVNAGIRYDMGTHDIEQHLQPIYDRGTLLPTGEFDERTPAFDRRFNNLSGALGATYKMNTKNLWKLHLGNSFRFPTAIELSSNGVHHGNFRHEVGNPDLGMERGYQADVTYLHRSKGLSLEVSAFFGYYTDYIYLSPTGTFSPLASGGTLWQYRQEDALFNGFEITGSYYLPFGLKVDLGIDFVQNLNLDSSLPLPLTPPPSVQLGLEYGVLPNSKTVNNGYLFVLGRYNFEQNQTDRNERTTPDSFILNAGLGFSTRLFGQNSKFRLSANNLLDTAYFNHISRYRLLNLPEQGRNIVLSVQIPISL from the coding sequence ATGTTATACCATTGGTTAGCCCCACCGTTTTTACTGGTGGCCCTTTTTAGTTGCCTTTCAGGTCATTCACAACAAATCTCCGGATTTGTGCTCAACAGTGAAGGTCAACCCATTGAAGCGGCTATGGTTCAACTCCATCCCACGGAAAGGTTCGCGATAAGCGATTCCCGGGGTCGTTTCGCCATCCCGTTTTCGGAAAGGGACAGCATATCCTATCTGGAGGTAACCCATATTACCTATCATACGGTGCATCTTGACTTATCGGCCCTTAAAGATTTGTCGCCCCTCAGGATAAAAATGACCGATGCTGTGACCGATCTACGGGAAGTGACCTTAGTGCAACATCGTATCCTGGAGAAGGTGATCAATAATTCGCAGTCCATCATCTCGATTGATCGGGATTTTATCTCCCGAAACAGTTCAGGGACCTTTTCCGCAGCCCTGGCCACCCTTCCGGGACTCAATACCATGAACGTTGGGGTAGGGATTGCCAAACCCATGATCCGGGGAATGGGATTCAACAGAATCTTGGTCAACAACAGGGGCATAAAGCAAGAGGGACAGCAATGGGGGGCGGATCATGGACTGGAAATAGACCCATTTGATGTGGAACAGGTGGACGTCATCAAAGGTCCCGCTTCCTTGCTCTTTGGTTCCGATGGCCTGGGAGGTGTCATCAACATTAAGGAGAACGAACCCCTGGCAGAAAATGGGAATACCGTGGAATACCGCACCATGTACCAGTCCAATAACGGGGCCATATCCAATTCGTTGGAGTGGAAAGGCCGTCAGGAAAAATGGTTTTACAGTGTTAGGGCCACCCATCAGGATTATGGTGACTATACGGTGCCCTCCAATGAATTTACCTATGCAGGCTTCAACTTGCCCATATTTGACAACAGACTTAAAAATACGGCTGGTTCGGAATTGCATTTTAGCAGTTCGGTAGGCTATCGAACCAAAAACTTGAAATCGAGTTTGCGGTTCACCAGCTTCAACCAAAGAGCGGGCATTTTTACGGGAGCCATCGGTTTGCCCCGGGTCTATAACCTGCAGCACAATGGTGAGTTCAGGAATATTGATGTCCCACGACAAGAAAACCACCACCATATGCTTACGAGTAACACGACCCTCTCCTTGGGCAGGGATCGCTTGGAAGTGGATTTGGGTTACCAACGCAATATCCGGGAAGAACTGTCCTTTCCCGGAGCGCATGGGATAGCCCCGGAACTGGCCAATTCCAATTTGGCCCTAGGGCTTTATCTGGATACCTACACGGCCAATTTGCGGTATGAAATCAACCCGAAGCCCGACCATGAAATCCTCTTTGGGATGCAGTTACAATATATGGACAACCAAAACGACGGGTTCGAGTTTTTACTTCCCGTCTTCCAAAGTTTCCAAATGGGTCTCTTTCATTATCGGTTATGGGACCTCTCCTCAAAGTGGACCGTGAACGCAGGGATTCGTTACGACATGGGAACGCACGACATTGAACAGCACCTACAGCCTATTTATGACCGGGGCACCTTATTGCCCACGGGTGAATTCGATGAGCGTACCCCGGCATTTGATCGGCGGTTCAACAACCTTAGTGGGGCACTTGGAGCCACCTATAAAATGAACACAAAAAATCTCTGGAAACTTCATCTGGGCAATAGCTTTCGGTTTCCTACGGCCATAGAACTGTCCAGTAATGGGGTACACCATGGCAACTTTAGGCACGAAGTGGGCAATCCTGACCTGGGTATGGAAAGGGGTTATCAGGCCGATGTTACCTACTTGCACCGATCAAAGGGCCTGTCCCTTGAAGTCTCCGCATTTTTCGGGTACTACACCGATTATATTTATTTATCCCCAACTGGTACCTTTTCGCCTTTGGCCTCGGGGGGCACCCTATGGCAATACCGCCAGGAGGATGCCCTGTTCAATGGTTTTGAGATTACGGGCAGCTACTACCTTCCTTTTGGATTGAAGGTAGATCTGGGCATCGATTTTGTCCAAAACCTAAATCTGGACAGTAGCTTGCCATTGCCACTTACCCCTCCACCTTCCGTGCAACTGGGTCTGGAATACGGGGTTTTGCCCAATTCAAAGACTGTGAACAATGGTTACCTATTTGTTCTGGGCCGCTACAATTTTGAACAGAACCAAACGGATAGGAATGAAAGGACCACACCGGACAGCTTTATCCTTAATGCCGGTTTGGGCTTTTCGACAAGGCTGTTTGGTCAAAATTCGAAATTCAGGCTAAGCGCCAATAACCTTTTGGACACCGCCTATTTTAACCATATAAGTCGGTACCGATTGCTCAATTTACCCGAACAGGGACGGAACATCGTACTATCCGTGCAGATACCTATATCCCTTTAA
- a CDS encoding DUF4625 domain-containing protein, which produces MRKHLCIPLSFLVLFSSCLGEDDEDAVDLEAPIISANAGGNIQPEYFYNTSPDNGQIPVAFVVQDATGIQEVLMEAHSGFDGHTHGKSISARNPKFKLFNHNHVIRAESMENPKRFTYSSNIYLDERNPEIEEDELFLAGPYHFSIQATDAEGNQTTYGDDTIYHTTVYINKPYAPQAEITTLNIAEGSISGRIYRNMDHAASSDITFLWIYVQEPNTEHPDQEGEILEERLWGQSNWPHQFRPNQGDELPNAQELDMAQLFANDQDFFEVLQGNKLVVWAEDTNGNISVTQFNN; this is translated from the coding sequence ATGAGAAAACACCTATGTATCCCATTAAGCTTTTTAGTCCTGTTCTCCTCTTGTCTCGGAGAGGATGACGAGGACGCGGTAGATTTGGAGGCTCCCATTATTTCAGCCAATGCGGGAGGGAACATCCAACCGGAATATTTTTACAATACTTCCCCGGATAATGGACAAATTCCCGTGGCATTTGTAGTACAGGATGCTACCGGCATCCAGGAAGTCCTAATGGAAGCGCACAGTGGTTTTGATGGCCACACCCATGGAAAGTCGATTTCGGCTCGCAATCCAAAATTTAAACTGTTCAACCATAACCATGTGATCCGTGCAGAAAGCATGGAAAATCCCAAAAGGTTTACCTATAGTTCGAACATTTATTTGGATGAGCGCAATCCGGAGATTGAAGAGGATGAGCTATTTCTCGCCGGGCCTTATCATTTTTCCATCCAGGCCACGGACGCAGAGGGCAACCAGACCACGTATGGGGACGATACCATTTACCATACTACGGTATACATCAACAAACCCTACGCCCCTCAGGCAGAAATAACTACCCTGAATATTGCGGAAGGCAGCATTTCCGGACGTATTTATAGGAACATGGATCATGCGGCCTCCTCTGATATCACCTTCCTGTGGATCTATGTCCAGGAACCGAACACAGAGCATCCAGATCAGGAGGGGGAGATCCTTGAGGAACGGCTTTGGGGGCAATCCAATTGGCCACACCAGTTCCGTCCCAATCAGGGTGATGAGCTACCCAATGCCCAAGAGCTGGATATGGCACAGCTTTTTGCGAACGATCAGGATTTTTTCGAAGTACTACAGGGGAACAAACTCGTTGTTTGGGCCGAGGACACCAATGGAAATATTTCAGTAACCCAATTTAATAATTAA